One part of the Gossypium raimondii isolate GPD5lz chromosome 1, ASM2569854v1, whole genome shotgun sequence genome encodes these proteins:
- the LOC105778720 gene encoding UDP-glycosyltransferase 79B6: MAETDSSEFRMLMFPWFAFGHMTPYLHLANKLAQKGYRITFATPQKAINRLRHLNLFPDFISFHVITVPSVTGLPPGAETASDVPIFLTHFLAIALDLTRDQLESLVTSIKPKFIIYDAAYWIPEVAKPLGIKTINFNVVSAASIAIVLVPARNVPKDRPITMEELATPPPGYPSTSVVLRGTELETLLFVTNPFGEEMTFYERITLSMKNCDVISIRTCYEVEGKLCDYISSQYQKQVLLTGPVLPEDSKSSLDERWSNWLAGFEPGSVVFCAFGSQLILEMAQFRELVLAFELTGLPFFIALKPPLGAEKVEEALPEGFEERVKGRGVVYGAWVQQPLVLAHPSVGCFVSHCGFGSMWESLLSDCQIVLVPHLGDQILNTRLLADEMKVAVEVKKEENGWISKENLSEAIKSVMDKESEVGKLVMENHKKWREVINPNLMNGYIDKFLQGMRQPVS; encoded by the coding sequence atggcGGAAACCGATAGTTCAGAGTTTCGTATGCTCATGTTTCCGTGGTTTGCATTTGGTCACATGACTCCATATCTTCATCTAGCTAACAAGTTAGCTCAAAAGGGTTATCGAATCACTTTCGCAACACCCCAAAAGGCTATCAACCGATTACGGCATTTGAATCTATTCCCAGATTTCATATCGTTCCATGTCATTACCGTCCCCTCCGTTACCGGTCTCCCTCCCGGTGCCGAGACTGCTTCCGATGTCCCCATTTTCTTGACTCATTTCCTCGCCATAGCCTTGGACCTCACCAGGGACCAACTCGAGAGCCTCGTCACGTCGATTAAACCCAAGTTTATTATTTACGACGCTGCTTATTGGATTCCCGAGGTAGCCAAACCATTGGGGATCAAAACAATTAATTTCAACGTCGTTTCCGCCGCATCGATCGCTATTGTTTTGGTTCCGGCACGTAATGTGCCGAAGGACAGGCCTATAACTATGGAAGAGTTGGCTACGCCGCCACCTGGTTACCCTTCAACTTCCGTAGTGTTGCGTGGGACTGAACTAGAAACCCTGTTGTTTGTGACCAATCCTTTCGGGGAAGAGATGACGTTTTACGAGAGAATCACTTTGTCAATGAAGAACTGTGATGTTATATCCATAAGGACTTGTTACGAAGTTGAAGGGAAGCTGTGTGATTATATCAGCAGCCAGTACCAGAAACAAGTTCTTTTAACAGGTCCAGTTTTACCCGAAGATTCCAAGTCTTCACTGGATGAACGATGGAGTAACTGGTTAGCTGGGTTCGAACCAGGTTCAGTGGTGTTTTGTGCTTTCGGGAGCCAATTAATTCTTGAGATGGCTCAGTTTCGTGAACTTGTATTAGCGTTCGAGCTAACAGGGCTGCCGTTTTTTATCGCCCTGAAGCCACCATTGGGAGCCGAAAAGGTGGAAGAAGCATTGCCTGAAGGGTTCGAAGAGAGGGTTAAAGGGAGAGGAGTGGTTTATGGTGCATGGGTGCAGCAACCGTTGGTGTTAGCTCACCCATCAGTGGGGTGTTTCGTTAGCCATTGTGGGTTCGGTTCCATGTGGGAGTCTTTGCTTAGTGATTGCCAAATAGTGTTGGTTCCACACCTGGGTGACCAAATCTTGAACACCAGGCTATTGGCCGATGAGATGAAGGTTGCAGTGGAggtgaagaaagaagagaacgGTTGGATTTCAAAGGAGAATCTGAGTGAAGCTATCAAATCAGTGATGGATAAAGAGAGTGAAGTAGGTAAATTGGTGATGGAGAATCATAAGAAATGGAGAGAAGTAATAAACCCTAACTTGATGAATGGTTACATCGACAAGTTTCTGCAAGGTATGCGTCAACCTGTCAGTTGA